The proteins below come from a single Corynebacterium cystitidis genomic window:
- a CDS encoding ABC-F family ATP-binding cassette domain-containing protein encodes MVAALHFNIDGVSFSYPGGQRVLTDISFAVPSGSVTGLIGENGAGKSTLLGLISGNLQPDVGHIITPPTTGFIAQETELPFSSPASTLIDAAIAELRAVEQAITDLSQAMVDTPEDSSIPEQFDLALARAESSGVWELDSRVSTVLAGLGLANIDLATPLGDMSGGQRRRFALATLLLRPVDGMVLDEPTNHLDDEAVDFLISELAAFKGPVLVASHDRYFLDTACDGLVDLDPGLGPEGGYGEETRQGNRFTGSFSDYLKAREARRNRWISDYNAQEAERARLEKAAGQSEEDVFHSQENKTEIRMAAKFFADRAAKTVGNRTRGAKNRLEDLERNQLPKPPERLRFHGIPEHTAASLGEPAVATKDLAVEERLAPLTVKVQPGDQLLVEGPNGSGKSTLLKILDGHLTNYEGELRIPDEVTVSRLEQDDDWLDLTITAQQAFEARVPSGTPSLVEMGLMTEEQVVKPIADLSLGQRRRVSLGIILACPPDLLLLDEPTNHLSLALAEELERALLDFPGTVILTSHDRWVRRRWRRRIAKKERRATILTLETLWSDEVWRDEQ; translated from the coding sequence ATGGTCGCAGCTCTACACTTCAATATCGACGGTGTCTCGTTTTCGTACCCTGGGGGCCAGCGCGTCCTAACCGACATCTCGTTCGCCGTCCCCTCAGGTTCCGTCACGGGCTTGATCGGCGAGAACGGTGCGGGTAAGTCTACTTTGTTGGGCCTGATCTCCGGGAACTTACAGCCTGATGTCGGACACATTATTACCCCACCAACCACGGGGTTTATCGCCCAGGAGACTGAGCTACCTTTTTCGTCGCCTGCCAGCACACTTATCGACGCCGCGATTGCCGAGCTGCGCGCTGTGGAGCAGGCGATCACTGATCTTTCCCAGGCCATGGTGGATACACCCGAGGACTCATCTATCCCAGAGCAGTTCGACCTCGCTCTCGCCCGCGCTGAATCGTCTGGAGTGTGGGAACTGGATTCCCGGGTGAGCACCGTCCTCGCTGGTTTGGGCCTAGCCAATATTGACCTGGCTACCCCACTCGGTGACATGAGCGGAGGCCAGCGCCGTCGTTTTGCGCTTGCCACGCTCCTGTTGCGCCCAGTAGATGGCATGGTGCTTGATGAGCCTACCAACCACCTCGATGACGAAGCCGTGGACTTCCTCATCAGTGAGCTTGCGGCTTTCAAAGGCCCGGTTCTTGTGGCCAGCCATGACCGCTATTTCCTTGACACCGCTTGTGATGGGCTGGTGGATCTGGATCCTGGACTTGGCCCCGAAGGCGGCTACGGTGAAGAAACCCGCCAGGGTAACCGGTTCACGGGATCATTCTCGGACTACCTCAAGGCCCGTGAGGCGCGCCGCAACCGCTGGATCAGCGATTACAACGCACAAGAAGCAGAGCGCGCTCGGTTAGAAAAGGCCGCAGGCCAAAGCGAAGAGGATGTTTTCCATTCCCAGGAAAACAAAACCGAAATTCGCATGGCGGCTAAATTCTTCGCCGACCGCGCCGCGAAAACGGTGGGCAACCGCACCCGGGGTGCCAAGAATCGGTTGGAAGACTTGGAGCGTAACCAGCTTCCTAAACCACCGGAGCGGTTGCGGTTCCACGGTATTCCCGAACACACCGCAGCAAGCCTCGGCGAGCCGGCGGTAGCCACAAAAGACCTCGCCGTTGAAGAGAGACTGGCGCCGCTGACCGTGAAGGTGCAGCCCGGCGATCAGTTGCTCGTCGAGGGCCCAAACGGCTCCGGAAAATCAACCTTGCTCAAAATCCTCGATGGGCATCTTACAAACTACGAAGGTGAGTTGCGCATCCCCGACGAAGTCACCGTTTCTCGCTTGGAGCAAGACGATGACTGGCTGGACCTGACTATCACGGCCCAGCAGGCTTTCGAGGCGCGTGTGCCCTCTGGCACACCGTCGCTGGTGGAGATGGGGCTGATGACAGAGGAGCAGGTGGTCAAGCCCATCGCGGACCTTTCACTGGGGCAGCGTCGCCGTGTCTCCCTCGGCATCATTTTGGCGTGCCCGCCGGACTTGTTGCTGCTGGACGAGCCCACCAACCACCTCTCCCTCGCACTGGCGGAAGAACTAGAGCGGGCGCTGCTGGACTTCCCTGGTACTGTCATTTTGACCAGCCACGACCGTTGGGTTCGGCGGCGTTGGCGCCGACGCATCGCGAAAAAGGAACGCCGCGCCACAATCCTCACGCTAGAGACCTTATGGTCTGATGAGGTGTGGCGCGACGAACAGTAG
- the lspA gene encoding signal peptidase II, giving the protein MVRVNRTSQRKKRERNYVGLMVAIIVVVAVVDQAVKQFMANWLEPGQPVAVIGDWFRFYLLFNPGAAFSMGQDSTWLFTTVQLVFVVGALISAFFIRQPWYAVGIALIAGGALGNLCDRLFREPGFWFGHVVDYISVGNFAVFNLADASITIGVVVFIIAVILDDSDSTASKGEKK; this is encoded by the coding sequence ATGGTGCGAGTGAACAGGACATCTCAAAGGAAGAAGCGGGAGCGCAATTACGTTGGTCTGATGGTGGCGATCATCGTCGTCGTAGCCGTGGTAGACCAAGCCGTCAAGCAGTTCATGGCGAACTGGCTTGAACCTGGCCAGCCTGTGGCTGTGATCGGGGACTGGTTTCGTTTCTACCTACTGTTTAACCCCGGCGCAGCGTTTTCGATGGGCCAGGACTCCACGTGGTTGTTCACCACAGTCCAGCTTGTCTTCGTTGTTGGTGCACTGATCAGCGCGTTTTTTATCCGACAGCCCTGGTACGCGGTTGGGATTGCGTTAATCGCTGGTGGGGCGCTGGGCAATTTGTGCGATCGGTTGTTCCGCGAACCGGGGTTCTGGTTCGGGCACGTGGTTGACTACATCTCCGTGGGCAATTTCGCCGTGTTTAACCTGGCAGATGCGTCGATCACCATCGGTGTGGTGGTCTTTATCATTGCGGTAATACTCGACGATTCCGACAGCACTGCTTCGAAGGGGGAGAAGAAGTAG
- a CDS encoding asparaginase, which translates to MHHPATTYVAVIATGGTIASVVDRTGARTPTLTGADLVSRCGSDVATRVFDTASLDSSTMTLADIDTLAINAVRALSDAQCAGVVITHGTDSMADTAIALDLMIDDPRPIVLTGAQESADHPTTDGPANLRGAINLAGSATSGVQVYFNDAVFPARGLIKQHTADHNAFALTAETWLPRPDPVGVVTLDGTRVAVAAAWPGATSEVIEAIVDTRPHGLVVEALGSGNVSEEMGQAIVRALDAGIPVVITTQVPRGPVQFAYGGSGGGSTLGTHGALAAGWLRAGQARMALTVAIAADVDPASLLL; encoded by the coding sequence ATGCATCATCCAGCAACTACCTATGTTGCGGTCATCGCCACCGGCGGCACCATCGCCTCGGTTGTCGATCGCACCGGCGCACGGACACCCACTCTCACCGGCGCCGACCTTGTCTCCCGCTGCGGCAGCGACGTTGCAACACGCGTTTTTGACACCGCGTCGCTTGATTCATCGACGATGACTTTGGCAGATATCGACACGCTTGCTATCAACGCCGTGCGCGCGCTTTCCGACGCGCAGTGTGCCGGCGTAGTGATCACCCACGGAACTGATTCCATGGCGGACACAGCCATCGCCCTCGACCTTATGATTGACGACCCTCGCCCCATCGTGCTCACCGGCGCCCAAGAATCTGCGGACCACCCCACCACCGACGGGCCCGCTAACCTACGTGGCGCCATCAACCTGGCAGGCTCAGCAACCAGTGGTGTCCAAGTGTACTTCAATGATGCCGTGTTTCCCGCCCGCGGCTTAATCAAACAACACACTGCTGATCACAACGCATTCGCGCTAACAGCTGAGACGTGGCTTCCACGCCCAGACCCTGTTGGGGTGGTTACTTTGGATGGCACTCGTGTTGCGGTGGCAGCCGCCTGGCCCGGCGCGACTAGCGAGGTCATTGAGGCGATCGTCGATACGCGTCCGCACGGCCTCGTGGTGGAAGCTCTAGGTTCTGGCAACGTGTCCGAAGAGATGGGCCAGGCAATTGTGCGCGCGCTCGATGCGGGAATTCCGGTAGTAATAACCACACAGGTTCCGCGGGGCCCCGTGCAGTTCGCCTATGGAGGTAGTGGCGGTGGCAGCACCCTCGGCACCCACGGAGCTCTCGCTGCCGGCTGGTTACGCGCCGGGCAAGCCCGCATGGCACTGACCGTCGCCATCGCCGCCGACGTAGACCCTGCCTCTCTACTCCTGTGA
- a CDS encoding EamA family transporter codes for MRQRLTAPLLMVVSGTSMYLGAAIAVGLFDAFPPVAVAWMRVSAAAVILLVLNRPRLRDFLGPVGRTAAVYGVVTMAMNMTFYEAIARIPLGTAVAIEFLGPIAVAACGSRTVRDWLALLLAGTGVVVISGATWATDSVGIVLALAAGLLWACYIVAGSRIAGDAATSRVSTAIGFSWAAVIGLPLVVVVWPDTLTQHPALTFGLALGLGLLSAAVPYSIDQIVLRQAGRAYFAVLQAILPVVAAVIGAIALSQWLSTAELVGMALIVVAVALRRP; via the coding sequence ATGCGCCAACGTCTGACAGCCCCATTGTTGATGGTGGTTTCAGGTACTTCGATGTATCTGGGTGCCGCGATCGCAGTGGGGTTGTTTGACGCCTTTCCGCCGGTAGCGGTGGCGTGGATGCGTGTGAGCGCCGCCGCGGTGATCCTGCTGGTGCTGAACCGGCCACGCCTCCGAGATTTCCTTGGACCTGTGGGACGTACTGCTGCCGTCTACGGGGTTGTCACCATGGCCATGAACATGACGTTTTATGAGGCCATCGCCCGGATTCCGTTGGGCACAGCCGTGGCCATCGAGTTTTTAGGGCCGATTGCGGTCGCCGCATGTGGTTCGCGGACGGTGCGTGACTGGTTGGCGTTGCTGCTTGCGGGCACCGGCGTGGTGGTGATTTCCGGGGCGACGTGGGCCACTGATTCGGTGGGCATCGTGCTGGCCTTGGCTGCGGGGCTTTTATGGGCTTGCTATATCGTGGCTGGGTCGCGCATTGCCGGGGATGCTGCAACGTCGCGGGTATCCACTGCCATCGGCTTTAGTTGGGCCGCGGTGATCGGCCTGCCACTGGTTGTTGTCGTGTGGCCGGACACGCTGACGCAGCACCCTGCGTTGACCTTTGGCCTTGCCTTAGGGTTGGGTCTTTTGTCTGCCGCGGTCCCGTATTCGATTGATCAGATCGTGCTGCGCCAAGCTGGTCGCGCCTACTTCGCGGTACTTCAGGCAATTCTGCCGGTGGTCGCAGCGGTCATTGGGGCGATTGCCTTGTCCCAGTGGCTTAGTACAGCTGAGCTGGTCGGCATGGCTCTGATCGTGGTAGCGGTTGCTTTACGACGACCTTAG
- a CDS encoding RluA family pseudouridine synthase has translation MRVDAAVAKMFGISRTVAAELAAIGDVRVDGRRVMKSDRLVEGSQLDVTLPVPQGPPMPKEEMVPGLDILYSDRDIIAVDKPVGVAAHPTVGWEGPTVVGGLAAAGFRLSTSGPPERKGIVQRLDVGTSGVMVVAASEPGYSVLKRAFKEREVKKTYHALVQGLPDPIVGTVDAPIGRHPSSGWKFAVTSDGKQAITHYEVIEAFREASLIEVTLETGRTHQIRVHMSALGSPCCGDPMYGSDPNLGTRLGLTRQWLHAVRLGFHHPRSGEWMEVESPYPADLQSALDVIRG, from the coding sequence ATGCGGGTTGACGCGGCGGTGGCCAAGATGTTCGGGATTTCGCGCACGGTTGCGGCAGAGCTCGCCGCAATTGGAGATGTACGTGTCGACGGCCGACGTGTAATGAAATCTGACCGGCTTGTGGAAGGCAGCCAGCTTGACGTCACGCTGCCAGTGCCACAGGGCCCGCCCATGCCCAAAGAGGAAATGGTTCCGGGCCTGGATATATTGTACTCGGATCGCGATATTATCGCGGTGGACAAGCCCGTTGGGGTAGCGGCGCATCCCACGGTGGGGTGGGAAGGGCCAACCGTTGTCGGCGGGTTGGCAGCCGCCGGATTTCGCCTTTCCACCTCCGGACCACCAGAACGCAAGGGCATCGTGCAGCGCCTGGATGTGGGCACTTCCGGGGTGATGGTGGTGGCAGCGAGCGAACCGGGGTACTCGGTGCTCAAGCGTGCTTTCAAAGAGCGCGAGGTGAAAAAGACCTACCATGCCTTGGTCCAGGGTCTGCCGGATCCGATCGTGGGAACAGTGGACGCGCCGATTGGACGGCACCCGTCGAGTGGCTGGAAGTTCGCGGTGACCTCTGACGGCAAGCAAGCGATTACTCACTACGAAGTGATTGAGGCGTTCCGGGAGGCCAGCCTCATCGAAGTCACCTTGGAAACAGGCCGGACCCACCAGATCCGAGTGCACATGTCAGCATTGGGTAGTCCGTGCTGTGGCGACCCGATGTATGGCTCCGACCCGAATCTGGGCACACGCTTAGGGCTGACCCGGCAGTGGCTCCACGCCGTGCGCCTCGGTTTTCATCATCCGCGCTCAGGCGAGTGGATGGAAGTGGAATCGCCGTACCCTGCTGACCTCCAATCCGCCCTTGACGTGATACGCGGATGA
- the rarD gene encoding EamA family transporter RarD has translation MIYGLFAYLTWGLFPAFFPLLKPAGPVEILAHRVVWTAVLMATVLTITRRWGELRTAGRRQWLLIVLAGALITTNWGVYVLAVNSGNVADAALGYFINPLFSVLLGVVFLRERLRTLQVVAVGIAAVGVIWLLVFSEQPPIMALGMTVTFGLYGLAKKRITVSSQASLAGETLAMLPFAVVFLVWLEATGRSTMFTEGPVHTGLLIASGLVTAIPLLLYGAGAKHLTLTTLGMLQYITPTMQMLWALFVTQEYLSVTRWVGFLIIWLAVAIYLWDILRFGRQHRALRRSPKPA, from the coding sequence GTGATCTATGGACTATTCGCCTACTTGACGTGGGGCTTGTTCCCCGCTTTCTTTCCTCTCTTGAAGCCAGCCGGGCCTGTCGAGATTTTGGCCCATCGCGTGGTGTGGACCGCGGTGTTGATGGCCACCGTGCTTACTATCACGCGTCGCTGGGGTGAATTACGCACTGCAGGCCGAAGGCAATGGTTACTGATCGTTCTGGCCGGCGCGTTGATTACCACCAACTGGGGCGTCTACGTGCTGGCGGTGAACTCCGGAAACGTTGCTGACGCGGCCTTAGGGTATTTCATCAACCCGCTGTTTTCTGTGCTCCTGGGTGTGGTTTTTCTGCGGGAGCGTCTGCGCACACTCCAGGTTGTCGCGGTGGGCATCGCAGCAGTAGGGGTGATCTGGCTGCTGGTGTTTTCAGAGCAGCCCCCAATAATGGCGCTTGGCATGACGGTAACTTTCGGCCTTTACGGGCTGGCTAAAAAGCGCATCACGGTCTCTTCTCAAGCTTCCCTTGCGGGTGAAACACTGGCAATGTTGCCTTTTGCGGTGGTGTTTCTTGTCTGGCTGGAGGCCACTGGCCGCAGCACGATGTTTACTGAAGGCCCGGTGCACACAGGGTTGTTGATCGCCTCGGGGTTGGTCACGGCCATTCCGCTGTTGCTGTACGGCGCGGGCGCAAAACACCTCACCTTGACCACCCTGGGTATGCTGCAGTACATCACCCCAACCATGCAGATGCTCTGGGCGCTGTTTGTCACCCAGGAATATCTTTCGGTGACCCGGTGGGTAGGCTTTTTAATTATTTGGCTTGCTGTTGCGATCTATTTGTGGGATATTCTTCGCTTCGGCAGACAGCACCGCGCTTTACGACGTTCCCCTAAACCGGCGTAG
- a CDS encoding 8-oxoguanine DNA glycosylase OGG fold protein produces the protein MNKQIPTLPVWLAIHIGRTPWADAYPINRAGMNKMLKAVGLDITLENTSISFDEMVEAAGNATIDPAAATLLMVQVIAANSGTSLRGAKQRLRSIASVDAQEKLREIATTAHEDVSAAYTLFRTGSRNNFPHIGPAMFTRFLAAVTPEAFVLDSQVATNLTRAGVNIDPTGPWNTAAYSHYIEVLYTWAGEHHDPADIELALLNCPTSATEMEFTGDTGRMIAHLLGVERPAPTTWGMHRMDKKFGRLRTGTVTVVYGEKGSGVTSLLRTIALGNSARGLNVDFITEMDSGNAWSLMLAGATGMSVEELTDRNNTSRNRVVVEKAPQLPGTIRILATPDPETRAEVIIDDRTYPTDRRRKAPRVPEPRHGIAYLMSYPLPELAEQADIDAFLRLERPDLHRADHKRAGEIDCYDTVNNRGIVLSNALHCGRVADKGR, from the coding sequence GTGAATAAGCAGATTCCCACTCTTCCCGTCTGGCTAGCTATCCATATTGGGCGCACCCCGTGGGCTGATGCGTACCCCATTAACCGCGCCGGGATGAACAAAATGCTTAAAGCTGTGGGGCTGGACATCACCTTGGAGAACACATCGATCTCTTTCGACGAGATGGTCGAGGCAGCCGGCAACGCGACAATAGATCCTGCTGCCGCCACGCTCCTGATGGTGCAGGTCATCGCGGCGAACTCAGGAACCTCGCTACGCGGTGCGAAGCAGCGCCTGCGTTCCATCGCAAGCGTGGATGCCCAAGAGAAACTGCGTGAGATCGCTACCACCGCGCACGAAGATGTCTCTGCCGCCTACACCCTGTTTCGTACCGGCTCGCGCAACAACTTCCCGCACATTGGCCCGGCCATGTTTACCCGCTTCCTTGCCGCGGTGACACCAGAGGCATTCGTGCTGGATAGCCAGGTGGCCACCAACCTCACCCGGGCCGGGGTTAACATCGACCCCACCGGCCCCTGGAATACGGCCGCCTATTCCCACTACATTGAAGTCCTCTACACATGGGCAGGAGAACATCACGATCCGGCAGATATAGAACTAGCACTGCTCAATTGCCCCACCTCCGCCACCGAGATGGAGTTCACTGGCGATACCGGACGCATGATCGCCCACCTGCTCGGTGTGGAACGCCCTGCGCCCACGACGTGGGGCATGCACCGTATGGATAAAAAGTTCGGCCGGCTTCGCACCGGCACTGTCACCGTCGTCTATGGTGAAAAAGGCAGTGGGGTTACCTCGCTGCTGCGCACTATCGCACTGGGTAATTCGGCACGCGGGCTGAACGTGGACTTCATTACTGAGATGGACTCGGGTAACGCGTGGTCGCTCATGCTCGCCGGTGCCACGGGCATGAGCGTGGAGGAGCTAACCGACCGCAACAACACCAGCCGTAACCGGGTGGTCGTCGAAAAAGCGCCGCAGCTGCCAGGCACGATCCGGATCCTTGCTACCCCCGACCCCGAGACCCGTGCAGAAGTGATCATCGATGACCGCACCTACCCCACAGACCGGCGTCGTAAAGCCCCTCGCGTCCCTGAGCCGCGCCACGGTATCGCGTACCTGATGTCTTACCCCCTGCCAGAACTAGCGGAGCAGGCAGATATTGACGCGTTCCTGCGCCTGGAACGGCCCGACCTGCACCGGGCTGACCACAAGCGTGCAGGCGAGATCGACTGCTACGACACAGTGAACAATCGTGGCATCGTGCTGAGCAATGCTCTGCACTGTGGGCGCGTTGCCGATAAAGGGCGCTGA
- a CDS encoding DNA polymerase IV: protein MRRWVLHIDMDAFYASCEQLTRPTLQGRPVLVAGVSGRGVVAGASYEARKYGARSAMPTQRAARLVGPRVVLVAPRRVVYTTASRRVFEVLARHVGVVEQLSIDEAFMEPPELIDASVDDVKKWAEAVRGDIREETGLPASIGAGSGKQYAKIASELAKPDGIFVLDPERELATLQALPVKELWGVGPVTQGKLSTMGIETIGDLAALSEKEVGIALGGAVGHQLWTLARGHDDRPVAPRAEAKQISAEHTYPHDLTTPAEVDAALVRAAQDAHRRLLQDGRGARTVSVKLRMADFRIESRSATLPYATDDAETLLATAFRLVRYPDEVGPIRLVGVSYSGLEDALQHVLFPELDQQIVRPQPIDTDYESGVSDHTGAESIEVDITPADQPGHWRATQDVYHCEYGHGWVQGCGLGWVTVRFETRATGPGRTKTLRVDDPHLLPADPIDSLGWDDWQLQDSQE, encoded by the coding sequence ATGCGCCGCTGGGTCCTCCATATCGACATGGATGCGTTTTACGCGTCCTGCGAGCAGTTGACCCGCCCCACGTTGCAAGGCCGCCCCGTCCTTGTTGCCGGGGTATCTGGCAGGGGAGTGGTCGCTGGCGCTAGCTATGAGGCCCGAAAGTACGGGGCGCGTTCGGCGATGCCTACCCAGCGGGCGGCACGTCTTGTCGGCCCGCGCGTTGTCCTAGTCGCACCCCGTCGTGTTGTATACACCACGGCGTCGCGACGCGTCTTTGAAGTTTTGGCTAGGCATGTCGGTGTTGTCGAACAGCTCAGTATCGATGAGGCGTTCATGGAGCCACCCGAGCTGATCGATGCCTCCGTTGACGACGTGAAAAAGTGGGCAGAAGCTGTGCGTGGCGACATCCGGGAAGAAACCGGGCTGCCGGCTTCCATTGGTGCGGGTTCTGGCAAGCAGTACGCAAAAATTGCCTCGGAGCTAGCAAAACCGGATGGGATCTTCGTCCTCGACCCCGAGCGTGAATTGGCGACGCTGCAGGCGCTTCCTGTCAAGGAGCTGTGGGGTGTGGGGCCTGTGACTCAAGGCAAACTTTCCACGATGGGGATTGAGACCATTGGTGATTTGGCTGCGCTCAGCGAAAAGGAAGTGGGCATTGCGTTGGGAGGGGCGGTGGGCCACCAGCTGTGGACGTTGGCACGCGGCCACGATGACCGGCCTGTCGCCCCACGCGCTGAAGCCAAGCAGATTTCTGCCGAACACACCTACCCGCATGACCTGACAACACCTGCCGAGGTCGATGCCGCTTTGGTCCGCGCCGCCCAGGACGCCCACCGTCGCCTCCTGCAAGACGGCCGTGGTGCTCGCACAGTCAGCGTGAAGCTTCGCATGGCTGATTTCCGGATTGAATCCCGCTCAGCCACCCTGCCGTATGCCACCGACGATGCCGAAACTCTGCTAGCCACCGCTTTTCGGCTGGTGCGCTACCCCGACGAGGTGGGCCCGATCCGACTAGTGGGTGTGAGCTATTCCGGCTTAGAGGACGCGTTGCAGCACGTGCTGTTTCCGGAACTCGACCAGCAGATCGTGCGCCCGCAGCCCATCGACACTGACTATGAATCTGGTGTCAGCGACCACACCGGTGCAGAATCCATCGAAGTTGACATCACGCCCGCCGACCAGCCCGGCCATTGGCGCGCCACCCAGGACGTGTACCACTGCGAGTACGGCCACGGCTGGGTGCAAGGCTGCGGCCTCGGCTGGGTCACGGTCCGCTTTGAAACGCGAGCGACCGGACCAGGACGCACAAAAACATTGCGTGTCGATGACCCTCACTTGCTTCCGGCAGACCCCATCGACTCACTCGGGTGGGATGATTGGCAGCTGCAGGATTCACAGGAGTAG
- a CDS encoding DUF6263 family protein, translating into MSIRAKAPALILPALTAFLLSACSAEPDPVAEVPAFPVDVARVDVIESGQDPQVLAYDDITDDQAKGQEGASRRTVEVENGFAQNVVAANAVDRAASPVTNTDTLALPLEVRTVEAPAPGEGETEATRRVQLTVGQALHSGVDIAQEIDSAAGFLSMWRGTNDGRVSTIKLLAPAEASEDARAAVESGLLSVLTGTVIFPGEPVGVGGSWTVESRVTGGSTMLRTTTYTVTDIVGTEVSLEVSIDQRPAQETLNFDGEQAPQLAGQSLTVESSDTSSAGSIVVDLTEALPVEGRVTTSTRVIYAGADDNFRIVQDQTQSIDWS; encoded by the coding sequence GTGAGTATTCGAGCGAAAGCACCTGCACTTATTCTGCCGGCACTTACTGCTTTCCTGCTGTCGGCGTGCAGCGCAGAACCAGACCCCGTGGCGGAGGTACCCGCCTTCCCCGTCGATGTCGCACGCGTCGACGTGATCGAGTCCGGCCAGGACCCACAAGTTCTCGCATACGACGACATCACCGATGATCAAGCAAAAGGCCAAGAGGGGGCGTCGAGGCGCACCGTTGAGGTAGAAAACGGCTTTGCCCAGAACGTAGTGGCAGCAAACGCAGTGGACCGTGCTGCTTCGCCAGTGACGAACACTGACACCCTAGCGCTGCCACTGGAGGTGCGCACAGTGGAGGCCCCCGCACCTGGTGAGGGTGAAACTGAGGCAACCCGGCGCGTGCAGTTAACGGTAGGCCAAGCGCTCCACAGCGGGGTTGATATAGCCCAAGAGATTGATTCTGCTGCGGGGTTTTTGTCAATGTGGCGCGGTACTAACGATGGGCGCGTGAGCACGATCAAACTGCTGGCTCCGGCAGAGGCGTCGGAAGATGCCCGCGCTGCTGTCGAGTCCGGGTTGCTGTCGGTACTGACAGGGACGGTGATTTTCCCCGGCGAGCCAGTCGGAGTGGGTGGCTCGTGGACCGTCGAATCGCGCGTGACCGGCGGGTCGACCATGCTGCGTACCACGACCTACACCGTCACCGACATTGTCGGTACCGAGGTGAGCCTTGAGGTGTCCATTGACCAGCGGCCCGCCCAAGAGACCCTCAACTTCGATGGTGAACAAGCACCGCAGCTGGCTGGTCAATCACTCACAGTAGAAAGTTCGGATACGAGTTCTGCAGGCTCCATCGTCGTTGATCTCACCGAAGCGCTCCCCGTTGAGGGTAGGGTTACTACCTCCACTCGCGTGATCTACGCAGGTGCTGACGATAACTTTCGTATTGTCCAGGACCAGACGCAAAGCATTGACTGGTCATAG